From Pseudomonas sp. B21-028, one genomic window encodes:
- the hfq gene encoding RNA chaperone Hfq, whose translation MSKGHSLQDPYLNTLRKEKVGVSIYLVNGIKLQGTIESFDQFVILLKNTVSQMVYKHAISTVVPVRPIRLPSATESEGGDAEPGNA comes from the coding sequence CGCTACAAGACCCTTACTTGAACACTTTACGTAAAGAGAAAGTCGGGGTGTCCATCTATCTGGTCAACGGGATCAAACTGCAAGGCACGATCGAGTCTTTCGACCAGTTCGTCATCCTTCTGAAAAACACCGTCAGCCAGATGGTCTACAAACACGCTATCTCGACAGTCGTGCCGGTTCGTCCAATTCGTCTGCCAAGCGCAACCGAATCCGAAGGCGGTGACGCTGAACCGGGTAACGCCTGA
- the hflX gene encoding ribosome rescue GTPase HflX has translation MFFERHGGGERAILVHLDGQDPEAREDPQEFQELALSAGAETVAFFNVPRHRPTAKFLIGSGKVEELRDLVKTEEADLVIFNHILTPSQERNLERVFECRVIDRTGLILDIFAQRARTHEGKLQVELAQLEHMSTRLVRGWTHLERQKGGIGLRGPGETQLETDRRLLRIRLRQIKGRLEKVRSQREQSRRGRKRADIPTVSLVGYTNAGKSTLFNNVTQSDVYAADQLFATLDPTLRRLDLDDLGPIVLADTVGFIRHLPHKLVEAFRATLEESSNSDLLLHVIDAAEPDRMLQIEQVMVVLGEIGAQDLPILEVYNKLDLLEGVEPQIQRDADGKPQRVWLSARDGTGLELLEQAVAELLGSDLFVGTLKLPQRFARLRAQFFELGAVQKEEHDEEGTCLLAVRLPRTELNRLVSREGLKPMEFIEQHTLQ, from the coding sequence TTGTTCTTTGAGCGCCACGGTGGTGGTGAACGGGCCATTCTCGTTCACCTGGATGGACAGGACCCTGAGGCGCGCGAAGACCCGCAGGAGTTTCAGGAGTTGGCACTTTCGGCCGGCGCCGAGACCGTCGCGTTTTTCAACGTGCCGCGTCATCGGCCAACCGCCAAATTCCTGATCGGCAGTGGCAAGGTCGAGGAGTTGCGCGACCTGGTCAAGACCGAAGAAGCCGATCTGGTGATCTTCAATCACATCCTCACGCCCAGTCAGGAACGTAACCTCGAACGCGTATTCGAGTGTCGCGTGATCGACCGTACGGGCCTGATTCTCGATATCTTCGCCCAGCGCGCCCGTACCCATGAAGGCAAGCTCCAGGTCGAACTGGCCCAGCTCGAGCACATGAGCACGCGGCTCGTTCGCGGCTGGACGCACCTTGAGCGGCAGAAAGGTGGTATCGGCCTGCGTGGTCCGGGTGAAACCCAGCTGGAAACCGACCGGCGCCTGTTGCGGATTCGCCTGCGCCAGATCAAGGGGCGCCTGGAGAAGGTCCGCAGCCAGCGCGAGCAGTCGCGGCGCGGCCGCAAGCGCGCGGACATCCCGACGGTCTCCCTGGTGGGCTATACCAACGCCGGCAAGTCGACGCTGTTCAATAACGTGACGCAGTCGGACGTCTACGCCGCCGACCAGTTGTTCGCCACGCTCGACCCGACCTTGCGCCGGCTCGACCTGGACGACCTCGGGCCGATCGTGCTGGCCGACACCGTGGGTTTCATCCGCCACCTGCCGCATAAACTGGTCGAGGCTTTCCGGGCTACGCTCGAAGAGTCGAGCAACTCCGACCTGCTGCTGCATGTGATCGATGCCGCCGAGCCGGACCGGATGCTGCAGATCGAGCAGGTCATGGTGGTGCTCGGCGAGATCGGAGCCCAGGACTTGCCGATCCTGGAGGTATACAACAAACTCGATTTGCTCGAAGGCGTGGAGCCGCAGATCCAGCGCGATGCCGATGGCAAGCCGCAGCGGGTCTGGTTGTCGGCCCGGGACGGTACCGGTCTCGAACTGCTCGAGCAGGCCGTGGCGGAGCTGTTGGGCAGCGACCTGTTTGTCGGCACGCTGAAGCTGCCGCAACGGTTCGCCCGCCTGCGTGCCCAATTCTTCGAGCTGGGTGCGGTGCAAAAAGAAGAACATGACGAGGAAGGCACTTGCCTGCTGGCGGTTCGCCTGCCGCGGACGGAGCTGAATCGGCTGGTCAGTCGAGAAGGGCTGAAACCGATGGAATTCATCGAGCAACACACTTTGCAATAA